One stretch of Dokdonia sp. Hel_I_53 DNA includes these proteins:
- a CDS encoding Piwi domain-containing protein — protein MQNHCFNILTFNHPQEKLTLYFTNVENESLTRVYHSLVPDEVIEEFGEQEHYYTSYTKGIESFYPVTKAVNPSYETKEDENGEERSFRVHNSGLSVSLLKRYYNSQIHEYFKGKGFLVKPNFISDTEIWLQSKKYDKTGQFNLFDRYSLKVQFKTVSKQLELLVTFEGTSKVYKQSVEEIQESVSPKAFNWVIFENGLYKFDELPSAGKRAYDQVFPVWNFDIRDALGETTEAPNKSNKYKKFKDAIDYFYSTYLNTEEFKNLIPINSNGFIPVEEIKTGRVKSNSNQLLFGEGKTDIVPMNGMKNHGPFDFSDTSKIHFFFIFHKDDVKVAMKMDRFFRGTERGFGGLSKFIHTPYHTEKGFSIMFEDRENPWSEIYTKVTEKHFEPDIQYIAIYISPFSKNSPDKSRRKIYYKLKELLLKKGISSQVIDAEKVMTNDKYYFSLPNIAIAILAKLNGIPWRLDNTVKKELVVGVGAFKNPDFDVQYIGSAFSFSNNGRFNRFECFQQDQTRELAGSIIKSVKDYAALNPDIKRLVIHFYKTMSQDELQPIEDGLKRLGLGIPVFIVSINKTESSDIVAFDLGWKDLMPLSGTYINIGYNKFLLFNNTRYSNNQFNFYDGFPFPIKLKIYCTQKELVDDIKTVRELIDQVYQFSRMYWKSVRQQNLPVTIKYPEMVAEMLPHFDGNEIPEFGKDNLWFL, from the coding sequence ATGCAAAATCACTGTTTCAACATACTAACTTTTAATCATCCACAGGAAAAACTAACACTCTACTTTACCAATGTAGAAAATGAATCACTTACAAGGGTGTATCATAGTTTAGTTCCTGATGAGGTTATTGAGGAGTTTGGGGAACAAGAGCATTACTACACATCTTACACCAAAGGCATAGAAAGTTTTTATCCAGTTACAAAAGCGGTTAATCCAAGCTACGAAACAAAGGAAGATGAAAACGGAGAAGAACGCTCTTTTAGAGTTCATAATTCGGGTTTATCAGTATCTCTGTTAAAACGATACTACAACTCACAAATTCACGAGTATTTCAAGGGTAAAGGCTTTTTAGTCAAACCTAATTTTATAAGTGATACAGAAATATGGCTACAAAGTAAGAAGTACGATAAAACGGGTCAATTTAATCTATTCGACCGCTATTCGCTTAAAGTACAATTCAAGACGGTATCAAAGCAACTGGAACTACTTGTAACCTTTGAGGGTACTTCAAAAGTCTATAAACAATCAGTTGAAGAAATTCAAGAGTCTGTTTCACCAAAGGCTTTTAATTGGGTAATATTTGAAAATGGACTGTATAAATTTGATGAATTGCCAAGTGCAGGTAAAAGAGCTTATGACCAAGTATTTCCTGTTTGGAACTTCGATATTCGGGATGCTTTGGGGGAAACCACGGAAGCACCAAATAAATCAAACAAGTACAAAAAGTTCAAGGATGCTATCGACTACTTTTATAGCACCTATCTAAATACAGAAGAATTTAAGAACCTTATTCCTATCAATTCCAATGGCTTTATTCCAGTAGAGGAAATTAAAACAGGAAGAGTAAAGAGTAATAGTAATCAGTTATTATTTGGTGAAGGAAAGACCGACATTGTTCCAATGAACGGTATGAAAAATCACGGTCCTTTTGATTTTAGCGATACTTCAAAAATTCATTTCTTCTTCATTTTTCATAAAGATGATGTTAAGGTAGCTATGAAAATGGATAGGTTTTTTAGAGGTACTGAAAGAGGTTTTGGAGGTTTATCAAAGTTCATTCATACGCCTTACCACACAGAAAAAGGTTTTAGTATAATGTTTGAGGATAGAGAGAATCCTTGGTCTGAAATCTACACTAAGGTTACAGAGAAGCACTTTGAACCCGACATTCAATATATAGCCATTTACATAAGTCCATTTTCAAAAAACTCACCTGATAAGTCCAGAAGAAAGATTTATTATAAACTAAAAGAACTACTACTTAAAAAAGGTATTTCCTCTCAGGTAATAGATGCTGAAAAAGTAATGACTAACGACAAATATTACTTTAGCTTACCCAACATTGCCATAGCTATTTTAGCCAAATTAAACGGTATTCCTTGGCGTTTGGACAACACAGTAAAGAAAGAATTAGTAGTTGGTGTAGGTGCATTTAAAAACCCTGATTTTGATGTTCAATACATAGGAAGTGCATTTAGCTTTTCTAATAATGGTAGGTTCAATCGTTTTGAATGTTTCCAACAAGACCAAACAAGGGAATTGGCGGGTTCTATTATAAAATCGGTGAAAGATTATGCAGCACTAAATCCTGATATAAAACGCTTGGTAATTCATTTTTACAAGACAATGAGCCAAGACGAGTTACAACCCATAGAAGATGGATTGAAAAGATTAGGATTAGGAATACCAGTGTTCATTGTTTCCATTAATAAAACAGAATCATCAGATATTGTAGCATTTGATTTAGGTTGGAAAGACTTAATGCCACTAAGCGGTACATACATCAATATTGGCTACAACAAATTCCTGTTGTTCAACAATACCCGATACAGCAATAATCAGTTTAATTTCTATGATGGTTTCCCATTTCCGATAAAACTAAAAATCTACTGTACTCAAAAGGAATTGGTAGACGACATAAAAACAGTTAGAGAACTTATTGACCAAGTATATCAATTCAGTAGAATGTATTGGAAATCGGTAAGACAACAAAACTTACCAGTTACCATAAAATACCCTGAAATGGTTGCAGAAATGCTCCCACATTTTGACGGTAACGAAATACCCGAATTTGGAAAAGATAACCTTTGGTTTTTATAA
- a CDS encoding class I SAM-dependent DNA methyltransferase, with protein sequence MKKIFENIVNKHSEDNTFLDQLFTTIYLYSRGIYDVKNKLIKDHLLGKDNELVLNLLSKINSELSTQSLIELFEIAIPKSEQQTNGAVYTPDVIKDYIVDNTLIKFTDRPNKILIADISCGCGAFLYSAAKKLKKQTNSAYSDIFSQLYGLDISPNSLKRAKILLSLLAIREGEDDKEFSFNLFEGNALNFDWYKISSVKNNKGFNIVVGNPPYVRAKHIDSASKKLLKNWKVASSGNPDLYLPFFEIGMNWLNPNGVLGYITVNSFFKSVNARGLRNYLSHNEFPLTIINFGHEQIFEKRLTYTCICFIDNQNDGNISYTKATAKDILNKTQFKYSILEYSTLNHHRGWLLNNAQIVSNINRIENAGPSLDQLYTIKNGIATLSNDVYIFKPIKEDESNYYFIKDKKEYSVEKSICREIIKPNILKTESEIEEVKEKLIYPYTNGIAPLSLIKEEKLQEKFPLAYKYLLDYKSQLDGRDKGNGDYGAWYAFGRTQALNDKGLKLLFPYMAKSPHFVFTNNLDMLIYCGYAIFSESEEELLLLKRILESDVFDYYMKNTSKPYSSGYYSYAKNYVKHFGVCELSDSEKQELLSLKSKRSINEFVSDKYEVVMDN encoded by the coding sequence TAAGAATAAATTGATAAAAGATCATCTTCTTGGAAAAGACAATGAATTAGTGCTCAATCTTTTATCTAAAATTAATTCTGAACTTTCTACCCAATCATTGATTGAACTTTTCGAAATAGCCATTCCAAAGAGTGAACAACAAACTAATGGGGCTGTATATACACCTGATGTAATAAAAGATTATATAGTAGACAATACACTAATAAAATTCACAGATAGACCAAATAAAATATTGATAGCTGATATTTCTTGTGGATGCGGTGCGTTCCTTTATTCAGCAGCCAAAAAACTCAAAAAACAAACCAATAGTGCATATAGCGATATTTTTTCTCAGTTGTATGGTCTTGACATTAGTCCTAACAGTTTGAAAAGAGCTAAGATATTGCTATCTCTTTTAGCAATTAGAGAAGGAGAAGATGATAAAGAGTTTAGTTTTAATCTATTTGAAGGTAATGCCTTGAATTTTGATTGGTATAAAATTTCGTCAGTAAAAAATAATAAAGGCTTTAATATAGTCGTAGGGAACCCTCCTTATGTTAGAGCAAAACATATAGATAGTGCTTCAAAGAAGCTACTTAAAAATTGGAAAGTTGCTTCTTCTGGTAATCCAGATTTATACCTTCCCTTTTTTGAAATTGGTATGAATTGGTTAAACCCTAATGGTGTTCTTGGATATATTACTGTTAACTCATTTTTCAAAAGCGTTAATGCAAGAGGTCTAAGAAATTATTTATCACATAATGAGTTTCCTTTAACCATTATCAATTTTGGTCACGAGCAAATATTTGAAAAGCGACTAACTTATACTTGCATCTGTTTTATTGATAATCAAAATGATGGTAATATTTCTTACACAAAGGCTACCGCAAAGGATATTTTAAATAAAACTCAATTCAAATATTCAATTCTTGAATATAGCACATTAAACCATCATAGAGGTTGGCTTTTAAATAATGCACAAATTGTTTCTAACATTAATAGAATTGAAAATGCAGGGCCAAGTTTAGATCAATTATACACTATAAAAAATGGAATCGCTACGTTAAGCAATGATGTTTATATTTTTAAACCTATAAAGGAAGATGAATCAAATTATTACTTCATAAAAGATAAGAAAGAATACTCGGTTGAAAAATCCATTTGTAGAGAGATTATCAAACCTAATATTCTGAAAACTGAAAGCGAGATTGAAGAAGTAAAAGAAAAATTAATTTATCCTTATACAAATGGTATAGCTCCACTCTCTTTGATAAAGGAAGAAAAGCTCCAAGAAAAATTTCCTTTAGCATATAAGTATCTTTTAGATTATAAAAGTCAACTTGATGGTAGAGATAAAGGAAATGGGGATTATGGTGCGTGGTATGCTTTTGGCAGAACACAAGCCTTAAATGATAAGGGATTAAAACTCTTATTCCCTTATATGGCGAAAAGTCCTCATTTCGTATTCACCAATAATTTGGATATGCTTATTTATTGCGGCTATGCCATTTTTTCTGAATCAGAGGAAGAACTCCTTCTTCTAAAAAGAATACTTGAATCTGATGTATTCGATTACTATATGAAAAACACAAGTAAACCTTATTCTTCAGGCTATTATTCTTATGCTAAAAACTATGTGAAGCATTTTGGGGTATGCGAATTATCTGATAGTGAGAAACAAGAGCTTTTAAGCTTAAAATCTAAAAGAAGCATTAATGAGTTTGTATCTGATAAATATGAGGTAGTAATGGACAACTAA